Proteins co-encoded in one Vibrio tasmaniensis genomic window:
- the traW gene encoding type-F conjugative transfer system protein TraW: protein MAKKLTPLIKPLGQALKSPLLLLVAGLAATSADGKHLGQVAPVFPIGEIDMLEWIHQRLKGFEASGQLADMQNEFTERVQQSIENPPPVEGLTTTTSPRTFYVDPSITIPKDIIAPTTGAVIAKAGTRVNPFDSRTWPKVGGQDVLPQFELSKVLVFLDARDAQQRRFASEYQNAKPIKWILTGGSPNKMATLLDARMYFSQQGHLTQSLNITHVPAIAYQYGTRWRIDEVNVSGLQPLEIE from the coding sequence ATGGCAAAGAAATTGACGCCTTTAATCAAGCCATTGGGGCAAGCGCTTAAATCACCGCTTTTGCTTTTGGTGGCAGGGCTTGCCGCAACCAGTGCCGATGGAAAGCACCTAGGGCAAGTCGCCCCGGTCTTCCCTATCGGTGAAATCGACATGCTGGAGTGGATACATCAGAGACTGAAAGGGTTTGAGGCCAGTGGCCAATTGGCGGACATGCAAAACGAGTTCACGGAGCGCGTACAACAAAGCATTGAAAATCCACCGCCCGTTGAAGGGTTAACCACCACAACCAGCCCCCGCACCTTTTACGTTGACCCAAGCATCACTATCCCTAAAGACATCATCGCCCCCACGACGGGGGCAGTGATAGCCAAGGCGGGTACTAGGGTGAACCCCTTTGACAGTCGCACTTGGCCAAAGGTCGGCGGTCAAGACGTTCTACCACAATTTGAACTCAGTAAGGTGCTGGTCTTTTTGGATGCCAGAGACGCGCAGCAACGAAGGTTTGCCAGCGAGTATCAAAACGCCAAGCCAATCAAGTGGATACTGACGGGAGGCAGCCCGAATAAAATGGCGACCTTATTGGATGCAAGAATGTATTTTTCGCAGCAAGGCCACTTAACCCAATCGCTTAACATCACTCACGTCCCTGCCATTGCCTACCAATACGGTACGCGCTGGCGCATCGATGAGGTGAACGTATCAGGCTTGCAACCCTTGGAGATAGAGTAA